In uncultured Draconibacterium sp., one genomic interval encodes:
- a CDS encoding transglycosylase domain-containing protein: MAKKTTNTTSRTKKPVNRKKGKSKKTGKKYPLLSFIFKAGVVLFLLGCLFFILVFLGVLGPVPSKTQLHQINNPLASEVYSVDGKILGRYYVENRSYVSFDEISPNVINALVATEDSRFYEHRGIDEIALARVLFKSIILRNDAAGGGSTISQQIAKNLFPRVDYGPLSMPVNKLREAIIAYRLERIYNKQEILALYLNTVPFAENTFGIEVAAERFFSKSPKSLDVHEAAVLVGMLKANNYYNPRTHPDRAIGRRNVVIDLMVKNNYLNAADAQKYKEKPLGMHYRLISYNQGPSPYFLERLKPELLDWCEDNVNEKGEHYNLYTDGLKITTSIDYNLQLYAQQSVKEYMKNLQKVFDDHWKSRDIFRENPEVLKSAIQNQNNSGASYSEELKKYSEKTHASLFTWDGIENVEVSRLDSLKHYLKMLNAGFIAIDPHTSHLKAWVGGIDYRFFKYDHVTAPRQTGSTFKPFVYLAALEEDISADTYFVNQYKVYEEYKDWAPRNSHNEYGGYYSMKGALAKSLNTVSVDVLLEAGIDETIDIARDLGISADLPDYPSLALGVASVSLKEMVEAFAGVVNDGKPVKANYLLQIADKNGKVLETFDYDLPNEPVVSPENCRAVINMMEAVVDGGTGRGIRTIYKIPGEFAGKTGTTQNNSDGWFIGLTPELVTGCWVGADDPRVHFRTTTYGQGAYMALPIVGKFFYKTYRDKKFSHLQYSTFPDPEPELLAMLNEPEYREVLDIEKHGFDFAGIFGKKENENLKDRPDVKAEEKEKGQLWKKIKGIFSKKDK; the protein is encoded by the coding sequence GTGGCAAAAAAGACAACAAATACAACTTCCCGGACCAAAAAGCCGGTGAACAGAAAGAAAGGGAAATCGAAGAAAACAGGTAAAAAATATCCGCTGCTCAGTTTTATTTTTAAAGCCGGAGTGGTACTATTCTTACTCGGATGTTTGTTCTTTATCCTGGTTTTTCTGGGCGTATTAGGCCCGGTTCCTTCTAAAACACAGTTACATCAGATCAACAACCCACTGGCCTCGGAAGTCTATTCAGTCGACGGGAAGATACTTGGCCGGTATTACGTGGAAAACAGAAGTTATGTCTCTTTCGACGAAATTTCGCCTAATGTAATAAATGCCCTTGTTGCTACTGAAGATTCGCGTTTTTACGAGCATCGTGGTATTGATGAAATTGCTTTGGCGCGGGTACTTTTTAAATCCATTATTTTACGCAACGATGCTGCCGGAGGCGGAAGTACCATCAGTCAGCAAATTGCCAAGAACCTGTTTCCCCGGGTTGATTACGGACCTTTATCGATGCCGGTGAATAAGCTGCGGGAAGCAATTATCGCTTATCGTTTAGAGCGTATTTATAATAAACAGGAAATTCTGGCTTTATATCTGAATACGGTTCCCTTTGCCGAAAATACATTTGGAATTGAGGTTGCTGCCGAGCGTTTCTTCTCCAAATCTCCCAAAAGTCTGGATGTACACGAAGCGGCAGTTTTGGTTGGTATGCTAAAAGCCAACAACTACTACAATCCTCGAACTCATCCCGATCGTGCCATTGGCCGCCGAAATGTGGTGATCGACCTTATGGTAAAGAATAATTACCTGAACGCCGCCGATGCCCAGAAATACAAAGAAAAACCATTGGGAATGCATTACCGCCTGATTTCGTATAACCAGGGACCTTCCCCCTATTTTCTGGAGCGCTTAAAGCCAGAATTACTGGATTGGTGCGAGGATAATGTAAATGAAAAAGGCGAACATTACAACTTGTACACCGATGGTTTAAAGATTACAACAAGTATTGATTACAACCTACAGCTTTACGCACAACAGTCGGTAAAAGAATACATGAAAAACCTGCAAAAGGTATTTGATGACCACTGGAAATCGAGAGATATTTTCAGAGAGAATCCGGAGGTTTTAAAAAGTGCTATTCAGAATCAGAATAACAGTGGTGCCAGTTATTCTGAGGAGCTAAAAAAATATTCAGAAAAAACACATGCATCGTTATTTACCTGGGATGGTATTGAAAATGTGGAGGTGTCACGCCTCGATTCATTAAAGCACTACCTGAAAATGCTAAATGCCGGATTTATTGCTATCGATCCACACACTTCGCACTTAAAAGCCTGGGTTGGCGGAATCGATTACCGCTTTTTTAAGTACGACCATGTTACTGCGCCGCGACAAACCGGATCAACATTCAAACCGTTTGTTTACCTGGCAGCGTTGGAAGAAGATATTTCGGCAGATACTTATTTTGTAAATCAATACAAGGTTTACGAGGAATATAAAGACTGGGCACCGCGGAATTCGCACAACGAATATGGCGGCTACTACTCCATGAAAGGAGCCCTGGCAAAATCGTTAAATACTGTTTCGGTTGATGTGCTTTTGGAAGCCGGAATTGATGAAACCATTGATATCGCCCGAGACCTGGGAATTTCGGCCGATCTTCCCGACTATCCTTCCCTGGCACTTGGAGTAGCTTCAGTATCACTAAAAGAAATGGTGGAAGCTTTTGCCGGCGTTGTAAACGACGGAAAACCGGTAAAAGCGAATTACCTGTTGCAAATTGCCGACAAGAACGGGAAAGTGCTTGAAACTTTTGATTATGATTTGCCAAATGAGCCGGTGGTGTCACCAGAAAATTGCAGGGCAGTAATAAATATGATGGAAGCTGTTGTAGATGGTGGAACCGGACGAGGAATCCGTACCATTTATAAAATCCCGGGAGAGTTTGCCGGGAAAACAGGTACAACGCAAAATAACTCGGATGGTTGGTTTATCGGTCTCACTCCCGAGTTGGTAACCGGTTGCTGGGTGGGCGCCGACGATCCGCGCGTTCATTTCCGTACAACAACTTATGGACAAGGTGCGTACATGGCTTTGCCAATTGTTGGAAAGTTCTTCTATAAAACCTATCGCGACAAGAAATTTTCACACTTGCAATACAGTACTTTCCCCGATCCTGAGCCGGAATTACTGGCCATGTTAAATGAACCGGAATACAGGGAAGTGCTGGATATTGAAAAACACGGCTTCGATTTTGCCGGTATTTTTGGGAAGAAAGAGAATGAAAACCTGAAAGACCGACCTGACGTTAAAGCGGAGGAGAAAGAAAAAGGTCAGCTCTGGAAAAAGATCAAAGGTATATTTAGTAAAAAAGACAAGTAG
- a CDS encoding DUF456 domain-containing protein has protein sequence MDILLIVLGALFIISGVLGCVLPIIPGPPLSYIGLLLLHFTGRYQFSSKFLIIWAIITVVVYALDYLIPAWGTKKFGGSKRGVWGSIIGLVIGMFFFPPFGIIIGPFIGAVVGELTVGKDSGAALKSGFGSFMGFLAGTLLKLIASGMMTWYFVKEIIV, from the coding sequence ATGGACATTCTATTAATCGTTTTAGGAGCACTTTTTATTATCAGTGGAGTTTTAGGTTGCGTTTTACCCATCATTCCGGGGCCTCCTTTAAGTTATATTGGCCTTTTGTTACTGCATTTCACCGGGCGTTATCAGTTCTCTTCAAAATTTCTGATTATATGGGCTATAATTACGGTTGTAGTTTATGCACTCGATTACCTTATTCCGGCCTGGGGAACCAAAAAGTTCGGCGGAAGTAAACGCGGCGTTTGGGGCAGCATTATCGGTCTGGTAATAGGAATGTTTTTCTTCCCTCCTTTTGGCATAATAATCGGTCCGTTCATTGGTGCTGTTGTTGGTGAACTTACCGTTGGAAAAGACTCGGGAGCCGCCTTGAAATCAGGTTTTGGTTCGTTCATGGGTTTTTTGGCCGGGACATTACTGAAACTTATCGCATCGGGTATGATGACCTGGTATTTCGTAAAAGAGATCATTGTTTAA
- a CDS encoding type II CAAX endopeptidase family protein — MEENRIKYYPTILQGIHLVILYIFIQTVVDFPLAVIDYYKGTEYLYNPVKKIALGVGSVVFILLYGIRKAKAPVLEIFPVKLFNPLVLIPVVTFLWGAHNILEDVNIWVEKMLPAPPWFWELFDRIFEGDYGFMGAFLKVAVIAPVVEELIFRGLIFNGFRKNYNGFVAVFMSALLFSLFHLNPWQMPATFLLGLLLGWLMLRTRNIFVAIIGHSINNAMVLLSVTYWQQIREHSIYLLERNNLLMLSALVMALSLVLMYFTSIPWFGKRR, encoded by the coding sequence ATGGAAGAGAACCGTATTAAATATTATCCAACCATTTTACAGGGCATTCACCTTGTTATTCTTTACATTTTTATTCAAACCGTTGTTGATTTTCCGTTGGCGGTAATCGATTATTACAAAGGCACCGAATACCTTTATAACCCGGTTAAAAAAATTGCACTTGGTGTTGGTTCCGTAGTATTTATTCTTCTTTATGGAATTCGAAAAGCAAAAGCTCCTGTTTTGGAGATCTTCCCTGTTAAACTTTTTAATCCTTTGGTACTTATTCCGGTTGTAACGTTTCTTTGGGGCGCACATAACATTTTGGAAGATGTTAATATATGGGTTGAAAAGATGTTACCTGCCCCACCCTGGTTTTGGGAACTTTTCGATCGTATTTTTGAAGGCGACTATGGTTTTATGGGCGCTTTCCTGAAAGTTGCTGTTATTGCACCTGTTGTTGAAGAACTAATCTTCAGAGGCCTGATATTTAACGGATTCAGAAAAAATTATAATGGATTTGTTGCCGTATTTATGTCGGCACTTTTGTTCTCCCTGTTTCATTTAAATCCCTGGCAAATGCCGGCTACGTTTCTGCTGGGGCTACTGCTTGGCTGGCTGATGTTGCGCACACGTAATATATTTGTTGCTATAATCGGGCACTCCATTAATAATGCCATGGTATTGCTTTCCGTAACTTACTGGCAACAAATTCGCGAACATTCCATCTACCTTTTAGAGCGAAATAATCTGTTGATGCTAAGTGCACTTGTGATGGCGCTTTCCTTGGTGCTAATGTATTTCACAAGTATTCCCTGGTTTGGCAAACGTCGATGA
- a CDS encoding GtrA family protein, protein MRNILEKIGIMVINFVDWFYFPFLQFLPREMFRYAATGGANTILDISLYFIFYRFVIKMQIVDLGFIAISPHIAAFLIVFPITFISGFFLAKYVTFTSSELKGRIQLFRYLLTVGGSILLNYIFLKFFVEYCGLYAMLSKILTTILVIVYSYAAQRYFTFKTGKKLLAARNRS, encoded by the coding sequence ATGCGCAATATTCTTGAGAAAATAGGAATAATGGTCATCAACTTTGTTGATTGGTTTTATTTTCCATTCCTGCAGTTCCTTCCGCGCGAAATGTTTCGCTATGCCGCCACCGGTGGAGCGAACACAATACTCGACATCAGTTTGTATTTCATTTTCTACCGATTTGTAATAAAAATGCAGATTGTCGATTTGGGATTTATTGCAATAAGTCCGCACATTGCCGCTTTTCTTATTGTTTTTCCGATAACATTCATAAGCGGGTTCTTTCTGGCGAAATATGTAACGTTTACTTCTTCGGAATTAAAAGGGCGCATTCAACTTTTCAGGTATTTGCTTACCGTTGGCGGATCGATTCTGCTTAACTATATTTTTCTGAAATTCTTTGTTGAATATTGCGGACTATACGCCATGCTGTCGAAAATTCTAACTACCATTCTGGTAATTGTTTATAGCTACGCAGCCCAGCGTTATTTTACATTCAAAACCGGGAAAAAACTACTTGCCGCGCGAAACCGTTCGTAA
- the arfB gene encoding alternative ribosome rescue aminoacyl-tRNA hydrolase ArfB, translated as MRLSETQKDQIINELKISAIRSSGPGGQNVNKVNTKIELRFNLNESAVFTETQKQRLGVKLKNRINSDGVIVLFESSERSQLKNKTQAIAKLIGLIEKALTPVKRRVKTKPTISSKLKRLEKKKQQSTKKQLRQRPDL; from the coding sequence ATGAGACTTTCAGAAACACAAAAGGACCAAATTATAAACGAATTAAAAATTTCGGCCATCCGCAGTAGCGGCCCGGGCGGGCAAAATGTGAATAAGGTAAATACAAAAATTGAGCTGCGTTTTAACCTGAATGAGAGTGCTGTTTTTACCGAAACTCAGAAACAAAGGCTTGGTGTAAAATTAAAGAACCGTATAAATTCAGATGGAGTAATTGTTCTTTTTGAGAGCAGCGAACGCAGCCAGTTAAAAAACAAAACACAAGCCATCGCAAAACTTATAGGATTGATAGAAAAGGCTTTAACTCCGGTTAAACGAAGAGTAAAAACCAAGCCAACCATTTCGTCGAAATTAAAACGACTGGAAAAGAAAAAACAACAATCGACTAAAAAACAACTACGTCAACGGCCTGATTTGTAA
- a CDS encoding Crp/Fnr family transcriptional regulator translates to MDFTDNIQNLDKLNAYKTRVQYLKGETIFKQGAFAPYVMYVVEGLVKVYLQTGIDKNMSISVASEGEFLAFSSVFGEPVHTYSAQAISNTQICMIEKESLKQILLDNPEFALKITSQNYQNERHLFEVIKNISYKQMRGKLASALLYLSQEEFLKKNIFEFLTRQDIADFASISAESAIKFLKEFEKEKIITLNGKNIIVDDAAQLLNISKNG, encoded by the coding sequence TTGGATTTTACAGATAACATACAAAATTTAGACAAACTGAATGCCTACAAAACCCGGGTTCAGTACCTAAAAGGCGAAACGATTTTTAAACAGGGCGCGTTTGCACCTTATGTGATGTACGTTGTCGAGGGCCTGGTAAAAGTGTACCTGCAAACCGGCATTGATAAAAACATGAGTATAAGTGTGGCTTCCGAAGGCGAATTTCTGGCATTTTCGTCAGTGTTTGGCGAGCCGGTCCACACCTATTCGGCACAGGCTATCAGCAATACCCAAATTTGTATGATTGAAAAGGAAAGTCTGAAACAGATCTTGCTGGACAACCCGGAGTTTGCATTAAAAATTACCTCACAGAACTACCAAAACGAAAGACATTTGTTTGAGGTGATCAAAAACATTTCATACAAACAAATGCGCGGAAAACTGGCTTCTGCCCTGCTCTACCTGAGCCAGGAAGAATTTCTGAAGAAGAATATTTTTGAGTTTCTTACCCGTCAGGATATTGCTGATTTTGCGTCTATATCAGCAGAAAGTGCCATTAAGTTTCTGAAAGAGTTCGAGAAGGAAAAGATTATTACGCTTAATGGCAAAAACATTATTGTCGACGATGCGGCTCAATTGCTGAATATCAGCAAAAACGGCTAA
- a CDS encoding thioredoxin — translation MKLLRTGLPEIESAAELEKVLAENENVMVCCGRMGPMCFPVYNVMERLEKERSNVKFMVMAFDNPEAAPIRNAPECSSFMGLPFTMYYKNGEVAKATTSIQTHEQVTAILDEQFGN, via the coding sequence ATGAAACTTTTAAGAACAGGATTACCCGAAATAGAATCGGCAGCAGAATTGGAAAAAGTACTGGCAGAAAACGAGAATGTAATGGTATGTTGTGGACGTATGGGCCCGATGTGTTTCCCGGTATACAATGTTATGGAACGCCTGGAGAAAGAGCGCAGCAACGTAAAATTTATGGTTATGGCCTTTGATAATCCGGAGGCTGCACCGATTCGGAATGCGCCTGAATGCAGTAGTTTTATGGGACTTCCGTTCACCATGTATTACAAAAACGGGGAAGTGGCCAAAGCAACTACAAGTATCCAGACTCACGAGCAGGTAACTGCTATTCTTGACGAGCAGTTTGGTAACTAA
- a CDS encoding OsmC family protein has product MAKQEVKVSWKDKMAFEAEVDGHKIMLDAAEAVGGENRGPRPKPLMLTALAGCTGMDVVSILKKMRIEVEDFNVTVEGDLTDEHPKQYYKMNVIYTFKGKDLPLEKLKKAVSLSEERYCGVSALYKKAIEVTSEIKIID; this is encoded by the coding sequence ATGGCAAAACAAGAAGTAAAAGTTAGCTGGAAAGATAAAATGGCTTTTGAAGCCGAAGTAGATGGACACAAAATAATGCTCGACGCTGCCGAAGCTGTTGGTGGCGAAAACCGTGGCCCGCGTCCGAAACCACTTATGCTTACTGCACTTGCGGGCTGTACGGGAATGGATGTTGTATCTATTCTGAAAAAGATGCGCATTGAAGTGGAAGATTTTAATGTAACTGTTGAAGGTGATTTAACCGATGAGCATCCGAAACAGTATTATAAAATGAATGTTATCTATACGTTTAAAGGTAAAGATCTTCCTTTGGAGAAACTAAAAAAAGCAGTTAGTTTGTCGGAAGAAAGATATTGTGGAGTAAGTGCGCTATACAAAAAAGCGATCGAAGTTACTTCTGAAATTAAAATTATAGATTAA
- the trxA gene encoding thioredoxin, with translation MSTTLIVIAVVLAALVALIAVNYFRMKNAKPVANSKRIKVLNNKNFKAATKRGVVLLDFWAPWCGPCKIIAPTLNEIADSQTDFMVAKVNVDHNQQLAQKFKVRNIPTMLILKDGKEAGRIVGVKTKRTILKEIDAVMAG, from the coding sequence ATGTCGACTACACTAATTGTAATTGCTGTTGTTCTTGCCGCGTTGGTTGCATTAATTGCAGTAAATTATTTTCGAATGAAAAATGCCAAACCGGTGGCAAACAGCAAACGGATTAAAGTGCTGAATAATAAAAACTTTAAAGCAGCAACAAAACGCGGAGTTGTATTGCTCGATTTTTGGGCGCCCTGGTGTGGACCATGCAAGATTATTGCACCTACCTTAAACGAAATTGCCGATAGCCAGACTGATTTTATGGTGGCAAAAGTTAATGTAGACCACAACCAGCAACTGGCACAAAAATTTAAAGTGCGCAACATTCCAACCATGCTGATTTTAAAAGACGGTAAAGAAGCCGGTCGTATTGTTGGTGTAAAAACCAAACGTACTATTCTGAAAGAGATTGACGCTGTAATGGCAGGATAA
- the rimK gene encoding 30S ribosomal protein S6--L-glutamate ligase — translation MDSDKIIIGSEEWCGLPQLNIPGVKARIDSGAKTSALHAVNINQFKKNGQPWISFDVHPLQKDGKTTINCEAPLLDKRKVKSSSGNSEVRFVIKTVLSIAGEAWEIEVTLTNRDSMGYRMLLGRQAMSGKILVDPEESFHLGELSKERIASFYFTNITRPTGLKIGLLASNPDLYSNIRIMEAGQEHGHEMEFLNLKDCYIKLDGKNPEMHYRGGRVLNEFDAIIPRIRPSATFYGCALTRHFEAMGVYTLNSASAITQSRDKLYALQLLINNGLPIPTTGFANSPLDTNELIQMVGGAPLIVKLLEGTQGKGVVLAETKKAAESLINAFKSLRANILVQEFVKEADGKDIRCFVVNGKVVASIMRTAAPGEFRANIHMGGTASITKITAEERRIAILAAKTLNLKVAGVDIIRGKNGPLLLEVNSSPGLEGVEGASNKDIAGKMIEAIERDLKYHKRGV, via the coding sequence ATGGATTCAGATAAAATTATTATTGGTAGCGAAGAATGGTGCGGTTTGCCGCAATTAAATATTCCGGGAGTAAAAGCCCGGATCGATTCAGGAGCAAAAACTTCAGCATTGCATGCGGTAAATATTAATCAGTTTAAAAAGAATGGCCAGCCATGGATTAGTTTTGATGTACATCCGCTGCAGAAAGATGGAAAAACCACCATTAACTGCGAGGCGCCATTATTAGATAAACGAAAAGTAAAAAGCTCGAGTGGCAACAGCGAAGTTCGCTTTGTAATAAAAACAGTGCTGTCGATCGCAGGTGAGGCATGGGAAATTGAAGTTACACTTACCAACCGCGACTCGATGGGGTACCGAATGTTGCTGGGAAGGCAAGCTATGTCGGGAAAAATACTGGTCGATCCGGAAGAATCGTTCCATTTGGGAGAACTATCAAAAGAACGTATCGCGTCGTTTTACTTTACAAATATTACACGTCCTACGGGTTTAAAGATCGGACTGCTGGCCAGTAATCCTGATTTGTACAGCAACATACGAATTATGGAAGCAGGGCAGGAGCATGGCCATGAAATGGAATTTCTGAATCTGAAAGACTGTTACATAAAACTTGATGGTAAAAATCCGGAAATGCATTATCGTGGTGGCCGTGTTTTAAATGAATTTGATGCCATTATTCCGAGAATCAGGCCAAGTGCTACCTTTTATGGTTGCGCACTTACACGGCACTTCGAAGCCATGGGGGTTTATACGCTCAATAGCGCGTCAGCTATTACCCAGTCGCGCGATAAGTTGTATGCTTTGCAGTTGCTCATCAATAATGGGCTGCCTATTCCTACAACGGGTTTTGCCAACTCTCCGCTCGATACCAACGAACTGATTCAGATGGTTGGCGGTGCACCGCTTATTGTAAAACTGTTGGAAGGAACACAGGGCAAAGGAGTAGTTTTGGCCGAAACAAAAAAGGCTGCCGAGAGTTTGATTAACGCCTTTAAAAGCCTTCGTGCCAACATTCTTGTACAAGAGTTTGTAAAAGAGGCCGATGGTAAGGATATCCGTTGTTTTGTTGTGAATGGAAAAGTGGTGGCCAGTATTATGCGCACTGCCGCACCGGGCGAGTTCCGTGCAAATATTCATATGGGAGGAACAGCATCGATTACTAAAATTACTGCTGAAGAACGCCGTATTGCAATTCTTGCAGCAAAAACCTTAAATCTGAAAGTTGCCGGTGTTGATATCATCCGCGGAAAAAACGGGCCACTGTTATTGGAAGTAAATTCATCGCCGGGTCTTGAAGGGGTAGAAGGAGCCTCGAATAAAGATATAGCCGGCAAAATGATTGAAGCTATTGAGCGGGACTTAAAATACCACAAGAGAGGAGTTTAA
- a CDS encoding glycine betaine ABC transporter substrate-binding protein — translation MLNVKKLGTLFVAATLLFAITSCSNSGSKKSSDEQKKEVSILYPNWAEGIAFTHLAKVALEANGFDVELTNLEPGLIYGELSKDDSKGDIFMDAWLPNTHKDYWADYGDKLVKLGESFSNGTTGLVVPSYVSINSIEELNANKDKFDGEIIGIGSGAGIHANTEKAIEEYGLDFEQITSSGPAMVASLEKAIKNNEWIVITGWKPHFKWAKNDLKYLEDPKGVYPKDVCAIISRRGFAEDMPKAGTFFKNFNLEEAQLYDLMGKITDLGEEDGAQQYYDANKAMIDAWFN, via the coding sequence ATGCTGAACGTTAAAAAATTAGGAACCCTGTTTGTAGCTGCAACTTTACTGTTTGCAATTACATCATGCTCAAACAGCGGATCGAAAAAATCGAGTGACGAACAAAAGAAAGAAGTAAGTATTCTTTACCCCAACTGGGCTGAAGGCATTGCTTTTACGCACCTTGCAAAGGTGGCACTTGAAGCCAATGGTTTTGATGTAGAATTAACCAACCTTGAACCGGGACTGATTTATGGCGAATTGTCGAAAGATGATTCAAAAGGAGATATATTTATGGATGCCTGGTTACCCAATACCCACAAAGATTATTGGGCCGATTATGGTGATAAACTCGTAAAACTTGGCGAATCGTTTAGTAATGGTACCACGGGGCTGGTGGTTCCTTCATATGTAAGCATTAACTCTATTGAAGAACTGAATGCCAACAAAGACAAGTTTGATGGCGAGATAATCGGAATTGGAAGTGGTGCCGGTATTCATGCCAACACAGAGAAAGCTATTGAAGAATACGGTCTGGATTTCGAGCAAATTACATCGAGTGGACCGGCAATGGTTGCCAGTCTTGAAAAAGCAATTAAAAACAATGAGTGGATTGTTATTACCGGCTGGAAACCACACTTTAAATGGGCGAAAAACGATCTGAAATACCTGGAAGATCCAAAAGGTGTTTATCCAAAAGATGTTTGTGCAATTATTTCGCGAAGAGGTTTTGCAGAGGATATGCCAAAAGCTGGTACTTTCTTTAAAAACTTCAACCTTGAAGAAGCTCAACTTTACGACCTTATGGGTAAAATTACCGATCTTGGCGAGGAAGATGGTGCCCAACAATATTACGATGCGAACAAAGCAATGATCGACGCCTGGTTTAACTAA
- a CDS encoding proline/glycine betaine ABC transporter permease — MDKLIDLGKYIEQGINVLEESLSGLWGAIDDVISWTVDFLNDTFLAIPFIVIIALVTFGAYYANAGKLAFKKEGFKKGAGLALFVVFGLLLIWAMGYWKEAIQTTTLVIVATIIALLLGIPLGIWAARSNTANAIIRPILDLMQTMPAFVYLIPAIFFFSVGNTPGVIATVIFSLPPAVRLTSLGIRNVPADVIEAGHAFGATDKQILFKIQLPLAKTTILAGINQVILLALSMVVIASMVGAKGLGSIVYQGIQQNDIAKGFESGLGIVILAIILDRITQAVAKK; from the coding sequence ATGGATAAGTTAATAGACCTCGGGAAATATATTGAACAGGGAATTAATGTACTGGAAGAAAGCCTTTCCGGTCTTTGGGGAGCTATCGATGATGTAATTTCATGGACAGTAGACTTCTTAAACGACACGTTTCTGGCCATTCCTTTCATCGTAATTATTGCCCTTGTTACTTTTGGTGCCTACTATGCCAACGCAGGAAAACTGGCTTTTAAAAAGGAAGGTTTCAAAAAAGGTGCTGGTTTAGCCCTGTTTGTTGTTTTTGGTCTTTTGCTGATTTGGGCGATGGGCTACTGGAAAGAAGCCATTCAAACAACAACACTGGTTATCGTGGCTACCATTATTGCACTACTTCTTGGAATCCCACTGGGAATTTGGGCTGCACGCAGCAACACGGCTAATGCAATTATCCGGCCAATTCTCGACTTAATGCAAACCATGCCGGCATTCGTTTACCTTATTCCTGCAATTTTCTTCTTTAGTGTTGGAAATACGCCGGGTGTCATCGCAACGGTTATTTTCTCGTTGCCACCGGCTGTACGTTTAACAAGTTTGGGAATCAGGAATGTGCCCGCCGATGTTATTGAGGCCGGTCATGCTTTCGGAGCAACCGATAAACAAATTCTGTTTAAAATACAGTTGCCCCTGGCAAAAACAACAATTCTGGCCGGTATAAACCAGGTAATTCTATTGGCTCTGTCGATGGTTGTTATTGCATCGATGGTAGGTGCTAAAGGTTTAGGTAGTATTGTTTACCAGGGAATTCAGCAAAACGACATTGCCAAAGGTTTCGAATCAGGACTTGGTATAGTGATACTGGCAATCATTTTAGACCGTATTACGCAAGCAGTTGCTAAAAAATAA